A DNA window from Mycoplasmopsis pullorum contains the following coding sequences:
- the ruvX gene encoding Holliday junction resolvase RuvX, whose amino-acid sequence MRKLALDLGTRTCGFAISDEMCIIASPLENFRFSENAFNLVIEKVFLYLSEYKTIDKIILGYPLRMNGTKSERTVMVEEFKIKLENHLSESNFNIPVILINEQNSTKNAESVLIEAGMTRQKRKLHKDKLAAVLILEDFLNYYF is encoded by the coding sequence ATGCGTAAGCTAGCATTGGACCTCGGGACAAGAACATGTGGATTCGCAATTAGTGATGAAATGTGCATTATTGCATCTCCTTTGGAAAATTTTCGTTTTTCTGAGAATGCATTTAATCTAGTTATTGAAAAAGTTTTCTTATATTTATCTGAATATAAGACGATTGATAAAATCATTTTAGGTTATCCACTTCGTATGAACGGAACCAAAAGCGAACGTACAGTCATGGTTGAAGAATTTAAAATTAAACTCGAAAATCACTTAAGTGAATCAAATTTCAATATTCCAGTAATTTTAATTAATGAACAAAATTCAACTAAAAACGCCGAATCAGTTTTAATTGAAGCTGGAATGACACGACAAAAAAGAAAACTACATAAAGATAAGTTAGCAGCTGTCTTAATTTTGGAAGACTTTTTAAATTATTATTTTTAA
- a CDS encoding BC85_0335 family putative methyltransferase, with protein sequence MRTALTISIFVALIIGFGIYGILFYKAKKMQKDLVRKSEQETYHTLLKIRENIGEIPIQLKNALKSKTDDWDFEFNLNTIYLNNYQSILCISNDDLYVFAGLQEMSKRPFFYYESEFDFDKWNDLVTQENPKLVSIKPLSYGNQKLDLVLVYGTKMDNLEIYKNFFNQLNHNGMLVINQKFQKRSELNQFLKYLNNEKVNYEIVWHKNKFLYISKK encoded by the coding sequence ATGAGAACAGCATTAACTATTTCTATTTTTGTCGCATTAATAATCGGTTTTGGTATTTACGGTATCTTATTTTATAAGGCTAAAAAAATGCAAAAAGATTTAGTTCGGAAATCTGAACAAGAAACTTATCATACATTACTTAAAATTCGCGAAAATATTGGTGAAATCCCAATTCAGCTTAAAAACGCATTAAAGTCAAAAACAGATGATTGAGATTTTGAGTTTAATTTAAACACTATTTATTTAAATAATTACCAAAGCATTTTGTGCATTAGTAATGATGACTTATATGTTTTTGCTGGACTGCAAGAAATGAGTAAACGTCCGTTTTTCTATTATGAAAGTGAATTTGATTTTGACAAATGAAATGATTTAGTAACTCAAGAAAATCCGAAATTAGTTTCAATCAAACCACTTTCATATGGTAACCAAAAACTTGATTTAGTTTTAGTTTACGGCACCAAAATGGATAATTTGGAAATTTACAAAAACTTTTTTAATCAATTGAATCATAATGGAATGCTAGTTATTAATCAAAAGTTTCAAAAACGTTCCGAATTAAATCAATTTCTGAAATATCTCAATAATGAAAAAGTTAATTATGAGATAGTTTGACACAAAAATAAATTTTTATACATTTCAAAAAAATAA
- the greA gene encoding transcription elongation factor GreA, protein MARKNISENKIFLASETLEKYKKEYEHLVNVERPAVQEALKEARAQGDLSENAEYDAARERQSVVEGRIAELESIIDRAVLIEETNSREKVGIGSTVTFKNDKTNEISTVTIMGSHDANPFENKISNESPLAEAMLGSSRGDIVEVEAPTKYTIEILDIEFK, encoded by the coding sequence ATGGCAAGAAAAAACATTAGTGAAAACAAAATATTTTTAGCTAGCGAAACACTAGAAAAATATAAAAAAGAATACGAACACTTAGTTAACGTTGAACGTCCTGCAGTTCAAGAAGCTCTTAAAGAAGCTCGTGCACAAGGTGACCTTTCGGAAAATGCCGAGTACGATGCTGCACGTGAACGTCAAAGTGTAGTTGAAGGTAGAATTGCCGAACTTGAAAGTATTATTGACCGTGCAGTTTTAATTGAAGAAACAAACTCACGTGAAAAAGTCGGGATTGGTTCAACTGTTACTTTTAAAAATGATAAAACAAATGAAATTAGCACTGTGACAATCATGGGATCGCATGATGCGAATCCATTTGAAAACAAAATTTCAAACGAAAGTCCCCTTGCTGAAGCGATGTTGGGAAGTTCAAGAGGTGATATTGTTGAAGTTGAAGCTCCAACAAAATACACTATTGAAATTTTAGATATTGAATTTAAGTAA
- a CDS encoding deoxynucleoside kinase: MLIGISGMISSGKSTLTKNLVKHYQDNCLYLNEYEENDEVFNTFLKWLYSGKKNISLGFQCFVVENHLNRVDRILEEFHDLKMKKNSDFIFLDRFSLEHYIFAMINFENAQSRFFNAYQKAFEVAVTKKQLPNFVLYLDLDFSTFKDRLFARGRAVEIKNWDLNEEYFKVLHQAYQDHFINLCQKYKIDYAIIDTNNLNAREVTKEAIRILEEYKLSSK; the protein is encoded by the coding sequence ATGCTAATTGGTATTAGTGGAATGATTAGTAGTGGTAAAAGTACTTTAACCAAAAATTTAGTAAAACACTATCAAGACAACTGTTTATATCTTAATGAATATGAAGAAAATGATGAAGTTTTTAATACATTTTTAAAATGACTTTATTCAGGTAAAAAAAATATTTCACTTGGTTTTCAATGTTTTGTGGTTGAAAACCATCTTAACCGTGTTGATCGAATCTTAGAAGAGTTCCACGATTTAAAAATGAAGAAAAATAGTGATTTTATTTTTCTAGATCGTTTTTCATTAGAACATTACATTTTTGCGATGATAAATTTTGAAAACGCTCAATCACGTTTTTTCAATGCATACCAAAAAGCATTTGAAGTGGCTGTGACTAAAAAACAGTTACCAAACTTTGTCTTATATCTTGATTTAGACTTTAGCACTTTTAAAGATCGACTTTTTGCTCGTGGTCGGGCAGTTGAAATTAAAAACTGAGATTTAAATGAAGAATACTTTAAAGTTTTACATCAAGCATATCAAGATCACTTCATCAACTTGTGTCAAAAATATAAAATCGATTATGCCATTATCGATACAAATAACCTCAATGCACGTGAAGTGACTAAAGAAGCGATTCGTATTTTAGAAGAATATAAACTGAGCTCAAAATAA
- the rplJ gene encoding 50S ribosomal protein L10, whose protein sequence is MAESSLKIAKRHVVSEIKEKIQNSQALAFAEYRGLTVAELAELRKKAKELNVEVKVYKNRLFKIAADELGYGELSSHLVGPNIFAFSKDDQVSAAKLLVKFAADNKIMVVKAGTHEGVVVDAQGVNDVASLPSYDEALAILGRSLMSPLQLLALSLKLISEGKSE, encoded by the coding sequence ATGGCTGAATCAAGTCTTAAAATTGCTAAAAGACATGTAGTTAGTGAAATTAAAGAAAAAATTCAAAACTCACAAGCTTTAGCTTTTGCTGAATATCGTGGATTAACAGTTGCTGAACTTGCTGAATTACGTAAAAAAGCTAAAGAGTTGAATGTTGAAGTTAAGGTTTACAAAAACCGTTTATTTAAAATCGCTGCTGATGAATTAGGTTACGGTGAATTATCATCTCACCTAGTTGGTCCAAACATCTTTGCTTTTTCAAAAGATGATCAAGTTTCTGCTGCTAAATTATTAGTTAAATTTGCTGCTGATAACAAAATCATGGTTGTTAAAGCTGGTACACACGAAGGTGTTGTTGTTGATGCTCAAGGTGTTAACGATGTTGCTAGTCTTCCATCATACGACGAAGCACTTGCTATTCTTGGACGTTCACTTATGTCACCATTACAATTATTGGCTCTTTCTCTTAAATTAATAAGTGAAGGAAAATCTGAATAA
- the rplL gene encoding 50S ribosomal protein L7/L12: MAKLTKESFIESLKEMNIKEIMELVDALKEEFGVDPMAAVAVAAAPAAAAEEKSEVTVTLNSASNKVAVIKVVKDILNIGLMDAKKLVDALPAKIKENIKPEEAEEIKAKLVEAGAEVSID, encoded by the coding sequence ATGGCTAAATTAACAAAAGAATCATTTATTGAATCATTAAAAGAAATGAACATTAAAGAAATTATGGAACTTGTTGATGCACTTAAAGAAGAATTCGGTGTAGATCCTATGGCTGCTGTTGCTGTTGCCGCAGCTCCTGCTGCTGCAGCTGAAGAAAAATCAGAAGTTACAGTTACATTAAATTCAGCATCAAACAAAGTTGCTGTTATTAAAGTAGTTAAAGACATTTTAAACATCGGTTTAATGGATGCTAAAAAATTAGTTGATGCTTTACCTGCTAAAATTAAAGAAAACATCAAACCAGAAGAAGCTGAAGAAATTAAAGCTAAATTAGT